In the genome of Nonomuraea sp. NBC_00507, the window TTCGTGACGGGGTGGAAGCCGGCGAATCGATTGTCAGCTTCTACCGGATCGTGGTGGACTTCATCGCCACGGGGAAGATGCGGGAGGCACGTGAGGGCGGTGCCGGCCCGCACGCAACCTGATCCCTTCCCCGTGGCTGCGGCCCGGCTCGAGGCCTCGCTGCGCACCCGGACCATCCACGCCGCGACCTACGCGTGGTCGGCGCAGCAGGGTGTCGGGTTGGGCACCTCGGCCGGCGCGATGCGGCCGCCGGCGGCGGGCATCGCCTGCAGCGTCATCAGTCCGTCCCGCCACACCGGCCTGACATGGTCGGCCGTCGCGACCAGCACGTCATCGCCGGGCGGATCGGGGGAGGCGAGCACCACCACCCGTTCGATGGCGGACCTGCCCAGCAACTCGCCCACGCGCACAGTGCCCGTGAGCAGGTCACGGCCGGGATAGGCGACCACCCGCCCGCCCCGCCGCGCCTCGTGCTCCGCCGCCGCCAGCGCCGCCCCGTCCGCCAGCGGCCCGGCACGGTGCTCGCCGAGCACCCACGACACGTCCGCGGGAACGCCCGCGACCGACTCCGAGCCGGACGCCGCTACCGACGCCGCTACCGACTCCGCTACCGACTCCGCGGCTGATTGCGGCACGGCCAGCGAGCACGCCACGTGCGGGTCGCCGCCTGCCGCGTCCGCCGGGACGAAATGGGTGCATCCGATGGCGTCGCCCGGCAGGCCGAGCGCCTGCGCCACGGTGTGGAGCAGGTGCTCGGCCTGCTGAAGGGTTCGCGACCCCGCGTTGAAACCGAGGATCATCGGCGCGGAAGCACCCAGATTGGGTTGCTGTAGAACCAGAGGTCGTTCCACGGGTTGGCGTTGCCGTACACGTCGATCGCCGGCCCGTGCGGGTCCACGGCCGCGCCCAGCAGGCCCGGCGCGCTGCGCTTGCCGTCGGTGCCGCGCAGCCGCACGTACACCGGCCGGTCGATCACGCCCAGCTGGTACGTGAACGTCACGGTCCCGCTGTTCTTGTTCACCTCGTACGACTGCACGACCTTCGTGTTCGGCGTGGTGAAGGCGTCTTTGTCGGCGGCCGGGCCGGTGACGTCACCCTGGATGACGTCCACCCGGGCCAGCGTCGGCACGACCTGCGCCCAGTTCGGCCGCCCGGCGAGAGTGATCTCGATGGCCAGCTCGGCCCGCGCCCCCTGCCGCACGTGCAGGGTGTCGCCGAGGGTGACCCCGCGCTGCCCGGTCCCGGCCGCCCGCGCCCGCACCACCAGCCCGCTGATCAGCCCGCCGTGGTCGACCCAGATCCGCCCGGCGCGCAGACCCTCCATGACGGCCCGGTAGTCGAAGCCCTGGCTGCCGACGTGCGTCCGGCTGTAGTAGCCGGGCCAGAAGTCGCCGGAGCCGAAGTTGGCCACACCCTTGTAGATAGGGTCCTCGTACTTGCCGTTGGCGTTGAAATCGCTGCCCGGGCCGCGGTCGCTGGTGTCGCCGTGCACCCAGTGCGCGTCGGAGTTCGCGGTGATCCACCACGGCTTGCCCTCCGCCAGGAGGCTGTCCCACAGCCCGCCCACAGTGGAGGTCATCCAGTCGAACCCGCCGAAGGTCTTGTAGCTCTCGGCCGGGTACGCGCGGAAGGAGTCCGCGCCCGGGTTGCTGTCGTAGTAGCCGCGGCCGCCGCCCGGGCCGTTCGGCTTGGCGATGCCCGCCGCCTGGTGGCCGGGAGCGCCCTCCATGCCGACCGCGATCGACGGCTGGGCGTCCCGCCACCCGCGGATCTCGTGCGGCGAGTCCAGGCCCTTCCTGGACGGGTGGTTGGCGAGGAACAACGCGTCAGGAACCCGGCGCCGCCTGACGGCCTCGGCCAGGAAGTTCAGCCCGGCGATCGCCAGGGCCTCGTTCTGCGGCGTGCTCGCCCCGGCGCCCTTGATCGAGCCGTCGAAGGAGCTCTCGAACTCCTTCAGCGTCGCCACCTCGTTGCTGCCCGGGGCGACGAACACCGTGCCGTGCTCGGCGGCCGGGATGTTCCACTCCAGTCCCTGGAAGACCAGCGTGTCCTTGATCGCCTCGCGGGCGGCCACGATGTCCGGGTTGACCTTGTCCACGCCGATCTTCGCGTGCGTCGCGCCGCCGTGGTCGGTGATGACCATCCAGCCCAGCCCGTACGCGTTGCCGTGCCGTACCTGGTCGATGACCCGGTAGATGCCGTCCGAGCTGTACTGGGTGTGGATGTGGTGGTCGCCGGCCAGCCACAGGTAGCCGTCCTTCGGCTCCCGCCCGCGCCCCGCGATCTGCTGCTCGCCGTCCGCCGCCGCGACGCCCGGCGTCCCCAGCACGCCGGCGGCCGCGAGCCCCGCCCCGAGCAGGCCCGCCCGCCGGAACATCCGCCGCCGGGACAACTGCCCCGGAGACAGCTCGCCGTCCGGAATCGAAAGATCTCGCGCCGCCGCGCCGTCCCCTTCGTGCGGCTGCTCGTGCTTGTGGTCGTGCTCGTGGTGATGGTGCCCGTGGCCCATGACTTCGCGTTCTCCGTCCCGCCGGAAATGAGGGTGCACCGGCTACGGCGGGAGCGTGGCGGAACGGGATGAAGCGGACATGAACACCAAGAGATCAACGTCTGCCTGTGAGCTGTGAAAACAGGGGGCGTCGGCACGCGGGGAGGCCTGGAGGCGGACGCTTGGCCTCCAGGCGGTCGGCCTCGCCGCGTGGCGAGGATCTCGCGCCCCCGCTCCGGCGTGATCAGGGCCGCGACCTCGGGGTGGGCCAGCAGTGCGATCGGCTCGATGTGATCTTCGCCCATCGGTCGCCACACCGCCAGGGCTTCGCGCAGCATCGGCCACGGGTCGGCCCCTGGAGCGGCGCGGGCGGCGCGCACCGCGGCGTCGAACTCCGCGTTGCCGAACCGGACGCGGAACCCGGGCTCGGCCGCCCGCTCGGGGAAGCCGGAGACCAGCCGCCTCACCGTGTCGGACCCGAGCTGGGCCAGGGTGTCCCGAACGGAGAGATTGGAGAAGCGCCCGGCCAGCTCGTGCGCGGACAGCACCTCGGCCGTCAGGAGATCCTCATCCGGCCGCGCGGCGGCCTCGTCGCCGTGCCGCAACACCGACAGGATCGTCTGGCCCGCCGCATGATCGCCTCTTCTCGTCCCACTCGCGCTGAGTCTGGCACTGCGAGCGGTCCAGGGCGTGGAATCCGGCGTACAGGTCGTACATCAGTTCGTAGAAGGAGCCGTGCCGCTGCGGCCGAGGTCACGCCTCAGCCTCCGCTACCTGTGCGGCCGAGGCGGGGGCGTACCCGAGCCACTCGCGCTCATCTCAGCAGACGCCCCCGACATCGCGGGCGCGCAATCCCGGTCTCCTCGTGGAACCCAGCCGCGACGACACCTGCTTCGGAGGATTCGGGCTGCAACGGAGTCCCTCTGTGAACCGATGACTCTGTGGAGCGACCTGGCGACGGGGGGAGACGCGTGGGGCTGCACGGTGAAGCGGTCGAGCTGCTGCGAGACGCGCTGACGTGGTGGACGCTGCCGGCGGCGGCCTGGGTGGACGTGGAAGTGGTGGTCGGCAGGCTGGAGTCCTCGGGCGACGTGGCGGTCGAACTCGGCCACTTGGAGCTGGCCGGACCGATGCGGATCAGCACCTGGTACGGCGACCAGCCCGTGGTGCCGATGCCTGAGGAACTGCGAGAGCGGGTCAACGAGCTGATCCACACCCTGACCCTCGACACTGAGGACGCCGATGGAGCCTGCTGACTTGGCCAACCCCGCTCTGATCGTCCACGTGTTCGCCGGCGCCGACGGCCCGCAGGCCCGGGAGCACGAACGGCGGCTGCGCGAGATCTGGGACGCGCTCGGTGACCGGCTCGGCATGCCCGTGACGCATGCCGGGCCGATCGAGGTGCGCACCGCGGACGGGGACTCGGGACGGCAGGCGCTGCTGCGCCGGGAACGCGACATGCGCTGCCTGAGCGTGGCGTTGACGGGCGGGACCTGGCGGGAGCTGAACGAGCTGTGGCGCGAGTGCGCGGGTGACGCCGGCGCGTGGGCCATGGGCGAGTGCCGGCTGTTCGTCGCCTATCCGCGCACCGCGCCGACCGCGCGGCGGACGAACGCGGTCCTGCGGGCGCTGCCCGAGCCGTACTCGCGGGGCCGGATGGCGACGGTCAGAGGCGTGGCGGTGTGGGAGGTCGGCTTCGACGATGACGAGCGCAGCCGGCGGACGTTCGCGATGCTGGCGCCGCCCGAGCTGGAGGCCAAGCTCGACGCGTGGGCCTGGACGCGTGGAGATGACCGGATGCCGCCGCTGGTGCGGCACCTCATGCACGCCGCCAAGCTCCGCTACGAGCTGCGCGTCTATCGCCAGGGCAAGGGCTTCCGCGCCGCCCGCCACCGGGTGGACGAACAGGTGGAGACCCTGCTGAAGACGCTCGGCGGCGACGACCTGCCGGCCGCTCGGCGTGAGCTGGCGGTCCGGCAGACCGCCGAGGCCGGCCTGATCTGGACCCTGACCAGGCTGCGGGAGATGCAGACGACCGTGGGGATCGCCCGGCACAACATGCGGGAGCAGTCCCTGGGCGACGACCTGGACCTGGCCGACTGGCTCCGCATGCGCCTGGACGACGATCTCGCCTACGCCGAGGCGACGCGGGAACGCGCCCGCGAGATCGGCGCCATCGCCGATCAGGTGATGGCGGAGCGGTTGCAGCGTAGGGCGGAGGAGACCGAGCGCCGCTGGGAGCGGTTCCGCGTGCTGGAGACGGCCGTGGTCGGGATGCTGCTCATGGTGCTGGCCGCGATTCAGGCACTGGGTTACCGCGTGCCCGTTCCCGAGAGCGTCAAGCCGGTCATCGTGGGAGGGCTGGGCCTGACGGCTTTCGCGCTGACCGCGTTCGGCTTCTTCAGATGGCGGAGGAGACCATGAACCCCGAGGTTCACATCGCCAGGTTCCTGCAGACCCGTGATCTGCGGGAGCTGGAGTCCGGCATCGCCGCCTACCACAGGGAGATCGCCCGCGACCCTGATCCGCTGCTGCTGACCGGCCTCGGCAACGCGATGAGCATGCGCTTCGACGCGCTCGGGCAGGAGCCGGACCTGACCGAGGCGATCACGCTGCACCGCCGCGCGGTGGCGGCCCTGGCGGGAAAGCCCGGATTGGCCGAGGCCCAGGCCGGTCTTGCGACCGTGCTGGGGAATCACCGGCACATCGCCGGCCATCACCTGGACGAGGTGCTGCAGCTGTATGCGTCGGCGCTGCGCGGTGACCTGGTGGACAGGCCGCTGGTGCTGGCCAACCACGGCATGGCGCTGGTGCTCGGCTACCAGATCACGGGCGACAGGCGGCACCTGCTCGACGGCATCGACGCGTTACGCGTGTCCGTGCGGGCCACGGACCCGGCGCACGCCGCCTACCTGTGGCGGCTGGCCAAACTGGCCAGCACCCTGGTGATGGCCAACGACGATCCGGACCGCGCCGCGGAGCTGAAGGAAGCCCTCCATGTCATCCGGGAGCGGTACGCGCAGGCCCCCGAGCCCGTCAAGCAGGAGATCCAACTGCTCGTCGGGGCGCTCCTGCACGCGGATGAGATTCCCGTCCTCCCGCCCGAGCAGTGGGAGCAGATCCGCCGCTCCATGGCCGGCCACCTGCCCTCCGGCCCGCAAGCCCGTCCCCAATTCCTGGCTGGTCTGGGCGGCATGCTGATCGAGGACGTGCGCCGATCAGGCCGGCTCGAACGTGCCGATCAGGCGGCCGAGCTGCTGCGCCAGGCCGTGGCTCAGACACCGCCCGGCTACCCCCAGCTGGCCGAGTTGTACATTGGGCTCGGCGCCGTCCTCGGCCTGCGCATGGAGTTCAGCGGCACGTACGAGGACCTCGACGAGATGATCGACGCCCTGCGACGCGGGGTCGCGGCGGCCAGGCCCGGCGACGACAACGCCGGAATGTACCACTCGGACCTGGGCAACGGGCTGATGCTGAAGTTCCGGCTCGGCGGCGGCCTGACCGTGCTCAACGAGGCCATCGCCTGTTACCGGCGGGCCCTGGCCGTCTCGCCGGACCATCCGGAACGGGCCATGGCGTACACCAGCCTCGGCTCGGCGCTGTTCTTCAGATACGACCTGACCGGAAAAGCGCCCGATCTCGACGAGGCGATCGACAGCCACCGCACGGCCACGTCGCTGACCGCTCCTGAGCACGCCAACTACGCGCTGTATCTGGCCAACCTGGGCGGCGCGTTGGAGCAGCGCTACAAGGTGACCCGCCGGGGCGAGGACTCCGAAGAGGCGGCGAAGGTGTTGCGCGAGGCGGTGGCCGCCACGCCGGAGACCAGCCCGTACCGCCCCGGCCATCTCGCGAACCTCGCCGAGATGCTGCTCGAGCGCTACAGGTTCACCGGGCAGAGCGCGGCGCGGGAGGAGGCCGACGAGCTGTTGCGCGAGGCCATGGGAACGATTCAGCCGGGAAACATCCAAGGGCCCTTGGTCCTCAACAGCCTCGGCACCGTGCTCATGGAGG includes:
- a CDS encoding CATRA conflict system CASPASE/TPR repeat-associated protein, translating into MANPALIVHVFAGADGPQAREHERRLREIWDALGDRLGMPVTHAGPIEVRTADGDSGRQALLRRERDMRCLSVALTGGTWRELNELWRECAGDAGAWAMGECRLFVAYPRTAPTARRTNAVLRALPEPYSRGRMATVRGVAVWEVGFDDDERSRRTFAMLAPPELEAKLDAWAWTRGDDRMPPLVRHLMHAAKLRYELRVYRQGKGFRAARHRVDEQVETLLKTLGGDDLPAARRELAVRQTAEAGLIWTLTRLREMQTTVGIARHNMREQSLGDDLDLADWLRMRLDDDLAYAEATRERAREIGAIADQVMAERLQRRAEETERRWERFRVLETAVVGMLLMVLAAIQALGYRVPVPESVKPVIVGGLGLTAFALTAFGFFRWRRRP
- a CDS encoding CATRA system-associated protein — its product is MGLHGEAVELLRDALTWWTLPAAAWVDVEVVVGRLESSGDVAVELGHLELAGPMRISTWYGDQPVVPMPEELRERVNELIHTLTLDTEDADGAC
- a CDS encoding histidinol-phosphatase; the protein is MGHGHHHHEHDHKHEQPHEGDGAAARDLSIPDGELSPGQLSRRRMFRRAGLLGAGLAAAGVLGTPGVAAADGEQQIAGRGREPKDGYLWLAGDHHIHTQYSSDGIYRVIDQVRHGNAYGLGWMVITDHGGATHAKIGVDKVNPDIVAAREAIKDTLVFQGLEWNIPAAEHGTVFVAPGSNEVATLKEFESSFDGSIKGAGASTPQNEALAIAGLNFLAEAVRRRRVPDALFLANHPSRKGLDSPHEIRGWRDAQPSIAVGMEGAPGHQAAGIAKPNGPGGGRGYYDSNPGADSFRAYPAESYKTFGGFDWMTSTVGGLWDSLLAEGKPWWITANSDAHWVHGDTSDRGPGSDFNANGKYEDPIYKGVANFGSGDFWPGYYSRTHVGSQGFDYRAVMEGLRAGRIWVDHGGLISGLVVRARAAGTGQRGVTLGDTLHVRQGARAELAIEITLAGRPNWAQVVPTLARVDVIQGDVTGPAADKDAFTTPNTKVVQSYEVNKNSGTVTFTYQLGVIDRPVYVRLRGTDGKRSAPGLLGAAVDPHGPAIDVYGNANPWNDLWFYSNPIWVLPRR